A genomic segment from Chitinophaga niabensis encodes:
- the dnaG gene encoding DNA primase translates to MISQNTIQQILNRIDIVEIVGSFVKLKKRGANYLGLCPFHNEKSPSFTVSGSKEIFKCFGCGKSGNSINFLMEHEKYSYVEALRWLAQKYNVEIEEKEVSPEVKLQQQLADSLFIINNFARDYFVKTMFETEEGQNVGLSYFEERGFSEETVRKFQLGYCLNQRDAFVKAALGKGYNAEYLQKTGLVAMRNEQLADNYRGRVIFPIHNQSGKVLGFGARILVKSDRAPKYINSPENDIYVKSKVLYGTYFARHAIDKLDECFLVEGYTDVVSLHQAGIENVVASSGTSLTTDQLRLIKKYTNNLTILYDGDNAGVKAALRGLDMAIEEGLNVKLALIPDKEDPDSYVRKVGAEGFRQFIAENKQDFILFKLQVSLKEAGNDTTKKSQLVNEIAETIARIDKVEDFTKQQDYIRQCSQLLKIDEEGMVTLVNKYIRDRLTKQATQQSKQQSFQEQDSDGPSLAELYPEHFQDEAPSSGTENLFNKDEKQERELVKILLRFGDKPYLTLSEEEEENPDNLEGKQTVADYIFHLPYDFESLADSEVVKKILREYKSQYDQGSPLDKKWFLYHQDAEIAQNVAQILEDKEADLSANWKDRFEIKTVYGDNAYLKDTRSTTSYLILRKIKKLIIENQQEGERAENFADQMACLEMAVHLKQIERDLTLQLGMVIFK, encoded by the coding sequence TTGATCTCTCAGAATACCATACAACAGATCCTCAACCGGATAGACATCGTGGAGATCGTCGGCTCCTTTGTGAAGCTGAAGAAACGCGGTGCCAATTACCTTGGCCTCTGCCCTTTTCACAATGAAAAAAGCCCTTCCTTCACCGTTTCGGGCAGTAAGGAGATCTTTAAATGTTTCGGTTGCGGGAAAAGCGGAAATTCCATCAACTTCCTCATGGAGCACGAAAAGTACTCCTATGTGGAAGCATTACGCTGGCTGGCCCAGAAGTACAATGTAGAGATCGAAGAAAAAGAAGTAAGCCCGGAGGTAAAACTCCAGCAGCAACTGGCAGACAGTCTCTTTATCATCAACAACTTCGCCCGCGACTATTTCGTGAAAACGATGTTTGAAACGGAAGAAGGGCAGAATGTAGGGCTCAGTTATTTTGAAGAAAGAGGTTTTTCGGAAGAAACCGTGCGTAAGTTCCAGCTGGGTTACTGTCTTAATCAACGCGATGCTTTCGTAAAAGCAGCGCTTGGTAAAGGATACAATGCGGAGTATCTGCAGAAAACAGGGCTCGTGGCAATGCGGAATGAACAACTGGCAGATAACTATCGTGGCCGTGTGATCTTCCCCATTCACAACCAAAGCGGTAAAGTACTCGGCTTTGGCGCACGCATCCTGGTGAAATCAGACCGGGCGCCCAAATACATCAACTCTCCTGAGAACGACATCTATGTAAAAAGTAAAGTGCTGTATGGTACTTACTTTGCCCGTCATGCGATCGATAAGCTGGATGAATGCTTCCTCGTGGAAGGATATACGGATGTGGTTTCCCTTCACCAGGCAGGTATTGAGAACGTGGTGGCTTCCAGTGGTACTTCCCTTACTACGGACCAGCTCCGGTTGATAAAAAAATACACCAACAACCTCACCATTCTTTATGATGGTGATAATGCAGGTGTAAAAGCAGCACTCCGCGGACTGGACATGGCCATTGAAGAAGGCCTCAACGTAAAGCTTGCACTCATTCCTGATAAAGAAGACCCGGACAGCTATGTGCGCAAAGTAGGCGCCGAAGGTTTCCGGCAGTTCATTGCAGAAAATAAACAGGACTTCATCCTCTTCAAACTGCAGGTTTCTTTAAAAGAAGCAGGCAACGATACTACCAAAAAATCCCAGCTGGTAAATGAGATAGCGGAAACTATCGCGCGCATTGATAAGGTGGAAGATTTCACCAAACAGCAGGATTACATCCGCCAATGCAGCCAGTTATTGAAAATAGATGAAGAGGGCATGGTTACCCTCGTCAACAAATATATTCGTGACAGGCTTACCAAACAGGCCACGCAGCAGAGTAAGCAACAATCCTTCCAGGAGCAGGACAGTGACGGGCCTTCTCTCGCAGAGTTGTATCCTGAACACTTCCAGGATGAAGCGCCTTCTTCCGGTACTGAGAACCTTTTCAATAAAGATGAGAAACAGGAAAGGGAGCTGGTGAAGATACTTTTGCGTTTTGGTGATAAACCTTATCTCACCCTCAGTGAGGAGGAAGAAGAAAACCCCGATAACCTGGAAGGAAAACAAACAGTGGCAGATTACATCTTTCACCTCCCTTATGATTTTGAATCACTGGCGGATAGTGAAGTGGTGAAGAAGATCCTCCGTGAATACAAATCACAATACGATCAGGGTTCTCCGCTGGATAAAAAATGGTTCCTCTATCACCAGGATGCGGAGATAGCGCAGAACGTTGCGCAGATACTCGAAGATAAAGAAGCGGACCTCAGTGCCAACTGGAAGGACCGTTTTGAGATAAAGACGGTGTATGGTGATAATGCTTATCTTAAAGACACCCGTTCAACAACAAGTTATCTCATTCTCCGTAAGATCAAAAAACTGATCATTGAGAATCAGCAGGAAGGTGAAAGGGCGGAGAATTTTGCGGATCAGATGGCTTGCCTGGAAATGGCGGTGCATTTGAAGCAGATAGAGCGGGACCTTACATTGCAGTTGGGGATGGTGATCTTTAAGTAG
- a CDS encoding acetyl-CoA C-acyltransferase, with protein sequence MKEVFIVSVARTPIGSFNGALAGVPATTLGATVIKAALERAKVAPEQVQEVYMGNVISANVGQAPANQASLYAGLPNTIPCTTVNKVCASGMKAIMLGAQSIMLGDNDVVVAGGMESMSNIPYYLDKARSGYRLGHGAVIDGILRDGLWDPYKDFHMGNAAEICAAEYKITREDQDAYAIQSYKRAAAATEKGYFKNEIVPVEIPGKQTITVTEDEDVKKVNFDKIPTLKPTFQKDGTVTAANASNINDGAAAVVLVSGEKLKELGLKPLARIVSFADASQAPEWFTTTPVKAINKALAKAGLTIADMDFSEINEAFSCVALANERDLGIKPETLNVWGGAVALGHPIGCSGARILITLTSILQQENGRYGVAGICNGGGGASAVVIEKM encoded by the coding sequence ATGAAAGAGGTATTTATTGTATCCGTAGCCAGAACGCCGATAGGTAGCTTCAACGGGGCTTTGGCAGGAGTGCCTGCCACAACATTGGGGGCTACGGTGATAAAGGCAGCGCTGGAAAGAGCAAAAGTGGCGCCGGAACAGGTGCAGGAAGTATATATGGGAAATGTGATCAGTGCAAATGTAGGGCAGGCACCTGCCAATCAGGCCAGCCTCTATGCCGGCCTTCCCAATACCATTCCCTGTACCACCGTGAACAAAGTATGTGCCTCCGGTATGAAAGCCATTATGCTGGGCGCGCAAAGCATTATGCTGGGAGACAATGATGTAGTGGTAGCAGGTGGCATGGAAAGTATGAGCAATATTCCCTACTATCTCGATAAAGCACGCAGCGGGTACCGTTTAGGGCATGGGGCTGTAATTGATGGTATCCTGAGGGACGGGCTCTGGGACCCCTATAAAGACTTCCACATGGGCAATGCCGCGGAAATTTGCGCGGCGGAGTACAAGATCACCCGGGAAGACCAGGATGCCTATGCTATCCAAAGTTATAAAAGAGCCGCCGCGGCAACAGAGAAAGGATATTTTAAGAACGAAATAGTACCCGTAGAAATTCCCGGCAAACAAACCATCACTGTTACGGAAGATGAGGATGTGAAAAAAGTGAACTTCGATAAGATCCCCACCCTGAAGCCAACTTTCCAGAAAGATGGTACAGTAACGGCAGCCAACGCCTCCAATATCAACGATGGAGCAGCAGCGGTGGTATTAGTGAGCGGAGAGAAGCTGAAAGAACTGGGACTCAAGCCTTTGGCGCGGATCGTGAGCTTCGCGGACGCTTCCCAGGCCCCGGAATGGTTCACCACCACACCCGTGAAAGCGATCAATAAAGCGCTCGCCAAAGCAGGACTGACCATCGCAGACATGGACTTTTCTGAGATCAATGAAGCATTTTCCTGCGTAGCCCTTGCCAACGAGCGGGACCTGGGCATTAAACCGGAAACATTGAACGTCTGGGGCGGCGCCGTAGCTTTAGGGCATCCTATTGGCTGCAGCGGCGCAAGGATCCTGATCACCTTAACTTCCATTTTGCAGCAGGAAAATGGCCGCTATGGCGTAGCGGGTATCTGTAACGGAGGGGGTGGTGCCAGTGCAGTAGTGATAGAGAAAATGTAA
- a CDS encoding pyruvate dehydrogenase complex E1 component subunit beta, giving the protein MRQIAFRQALREALQEEMRRDERVFLMGEEVAEYNGAYKVSQGMLDEFGPRRVIDTPIAELGFTAIGVGAAQNGLRPVLEFMTWNFAVLALDQILNTASKMLAMSGGQVGCPIVFRGPNGSAGQLGAQHSTAFESYYANIPGLKVISVSNPYDAKGLLKAAIRDEDPVVFMESEQMYGDMGDVPEEEYIIPIGKADIKRTGKDVTIVSFNKMMKVALGAAEELAKEGIEAEVIDLRTIRPLDWFTILESVKKTNRLVIVEEQWPFASISSEISYRIQKEGFDYLDAPIRRITAVDAPMHYAPNLVKLYLPDVERTVKLVKEVMYMKK; this is encoded by the coding sequence ATGCGTCAGATAGCCTTCAGACAAGCCTTAAGAGAAGCCCTCCAGGAAGAAATGCGCCGCGATGAGCGGGTATTCCTGATGGGTGAGGAAGTGGCAGAATACAACGGAGCTTATAAAGTTAGCCAGGGAATGCTGGATGAGTTTGGACCACGTAGGGTGATCGACACGCCTATTGCCGAGCTTGGTTTTACAGCTATTGGCGTTGGTGCCGCTCAGAACGGCCTTCGCCCTGTGTTGGAATTCATGACCTGGAACTTTGCCGTACTGGCATTGGACCAGATCCTCAATACCGCCTCCAAAATGCTCGCTATGAGCGGCGGCCAGGTGGGCTGTCCTATCGTTTTCCGCGGACCTAACGGTTCTGCCGGTCAACTGGGCGCTCAGCACTCCACAGCCTTTGAAAGCTATTATGCAAACATTCCCGGCCTTAAAGTAATATCTGTATCCAACCCATACGATGCAAAAGGTCTCCTCAAAGCCGCTATCCGCGATGAGGATCCCGTTGTTTTCATGGAAAGTGAGCAGATGTACGGCGATATGGGCGATGTTCCTGAGGAAGAATACATCATCCCTATCGGTAAAGCAGATATCAAACGCACTGGTAAAGATGTTACCATCGTTTCCTTCAATAAAATGATGAAAGTAGCGCTCGGCGCTGCGGAAGAACTGGCTAAAGAAGGCATTGAAGCGGAGGTGATAGACCTTCGTACCATCCGCCCGCTGGACTGGTTCACCATCCTGGAATCCGTTAAGAAAACAAACCGCCTGGTGATCGTGGAAGAGCAATGGCCATTCGCCAGTATCTCTTCTGAGATCTCTTACCGTATCCAGAAAGAAGGATTTGACTACCTGGATGCTCCTATCCGCAGGATCACTGCCGTAGATGCTCCTATGCACTATGCACCTAACCTGGTGAAACTGTACCTCCCCGATGTGGAAAGAACAGTGAAACTGGTGAAGGAAGTGATGTACATGAAGAAATAA
- the cysM gene encoding cysteine synthase CysM: MTRSVLDLVGNTPMVALQRIPENPNVTIYAKLEGNNPGGSVKDRAAYGMIKGALDRGEIKPGTKLIEATSGNTGIALAMIASLFSVPIELVMPEDATRERVLSMEAFGAKVILTPKEQSMEGAIDYAHAQLAKGGYHMLNQFANPDNYGMHYRTTGPEIWRDTDGGVTHFVSAMGTTGTIMGVSRFLKEKNNNIQIVGCQPTEGSKIPGIRKWPEEYLPKIFERQRIDRTMDIAEEEARIMTNRLAREEAVFCGMSSGGAVAAAVRLSRELESGVIVCIICDRGDRYLSSDLFG, translated from the coding sequence ATGACGAGATCAGTATTGGACTTAGTAGGTAACACCCCGATGGTGGCCTTGCAACGAATTCCCGAAAACCCGAACGTTACGATCTATGCCAAATTAGAAGGTAATAACCCCGGCGGCAGCGTGAAAGACAGGGCCGCTTATGGCATGATCAAAGGTGCGCTGGACCGTGGAGAGATCAAACCCGGCACCAAACTGATAGAAGCTACCAGCGGCAATACAGGCATAGCCCTGGCCATGATAGCCAGCCTCTTTTCAGTACCCATTGAACTGGTAATGCCCGAAGATGCTACCCGGGAAAGGGTATTATCCATGGAAGCCTTCGGCGCAAAAGTGATACTGACCCCCAAAGAGCAAAGCATGGAAGGCGCAATCGACTATGCACATGCGCAACTGGCCAAAGGCGGTTACCATATGCTGAACCAGTTTGCCAACCCTGACAACTATGGCATGCATTACCGCACTACCGGCCCGGAGATCTGGCGGGATACAGATGGCGGTGTTACCCACTTCGTTTCTGCGATGGGCACAACGGGCACCATTATGGGCGTAAGCAGGTTCTTAAAAGAAAAGAATAACAACATACAGATAGTAGGCTGCCAGCCTACGGAAGGCTCTAAAATACCCGGTATCCGCAAATGGCCGGAAGAATACCTGCCCAAGATCTTCGAAAGGCAGCGGATAGACAGAACGATGGATATTGCGGAAGAAGAAGCCCGGATCATGACTAACCGGCTGGCCCGGGAAGAAGCTGTTTTCTGCGGCATGAGCAGCGGAGGGGCTGTTGCGGCGGCGGTGAGGTTATCCAGGGAGCTGGAAAGCGGGGTGATCGTTTGTATTATCTGCGACCGGGGAGATCGCTACCTGAGTTCTGACCTGTTTGGTTGA
- a CDS encoding serine O-acetyltransferase, whose translation MKQLLEQLKKRHQAAAANAYPSSEQVWAFCRDLVNWLFPEHTGRVMDDAQLEQYALQLEAQLRELLQNMGSRLPQDAATTSRQFMELVPGIYSDLTKDAEAILQGDPAATCLYEVIRAYPGFYAIAAYRVAHGLHNLDIPLLPRVITEFAHAKTGIDIHPAAVIAPYFCIDHGSGVVIGETTVIGQHVKIYQGVTLGALSIDKTMAQNKRHPTIEDHVVIYAGATILGGDTIIGHHSIIGGNVWLIKSTAPYSRIYYKADGSIKVV comes from the coding sequence ATGAAGCAATTATTGGAGCAACTCAAAAAGCGCCACCAGGCCGCTGCAGCAAACGCATATCCCTCATCCGAACAGGTATGGGCTTTTTGCAGGGACCTGGTGAACTGGTTATTCCCTGAACATACAGGGAGGGTGATGGACGATGCACAACTGGAACAGTATGCGCTTCAGCTAGAAGCGCAGCTCAGGGAACTGTTGCAGAACATGGGTTCCCGCCTGCCACAGGATGCGGCCACCACCAGCCGGCAGTTCATGGAACTGGTACCTGGCATTTACAGTGATCTCACAAAGGATGCGGAAGCTATCCTCCAGGGGGATCCTGCCGCTACCTGTCTCTACGAAGTGATACGTGCCTACCCGGGTTTCTATGCTATTGCCGCTTACCGCGTGGCACATGGCCTGCATAACCTGGACATCCCTTTATTACCAAGGGTGATCACAGAATTTGCACATGCCAAGACCGGCATTGATATACACCCGGCTGCTGTGATAGCACCTTACTTCTGCATAGACCATGGCAGTGGTGTGGTGATCGGTGAAACCACCGTGATCGGCCAGCACGTGAAGATCTACCAGGGCGTTACCCTCGGTGCGCTGAGCATTGATAAAACCATGGCCCAGAACAAACGCCATCCTACCATAGAAGACCATGTAGTGATCTATGCAGGGGCTACCATCCTGGGCGGAGATACCATCATAGGGCATCATAGCATTATTGGCGGGAACGTATGGCTGATCAAATCAACAGCGCCTTACTCCCGGATCTATTATAAAGCAGACGGCAGTATTAAAGTAGTTTAA